A genomic region of Canis aureus isolate CA01 chromosome 16, VMU_Caureus_v.1.0, whole genome shotgun sequence contains the following coding sequences:
- the SRR gene encoding serine racemase isoform X1, with translation MKPTCRKQQRTMCAQYCISFADVEKAHVNIQDFIHLTPVLTSFILNQVTGRNLFFKCELFQKTGSFKIRGAINAIKGLTPATSEDKPKAVVTHSSGNHGQALAYAAKLEGIPAYIVVPQTAPNCKKLAIQAYGASIVYSEQNDESRENLTRRIMEETEGIMVHPNQEPAVIAGQGTIAMEVLNQVPLVDALVVPVGGGGMVAGIAITVKALRPSVKVYAAEPLNADDCYQSKLKGELTPNPYPPETIADGVKSSIGLNTWPIIRDLVDDVFTVTEEEIKYATQLVWERMKLLIEPTAGVGVAAVLSQHFQTVSPEVKNICIVLSGGNVDLTSLTWVKEAERPTPYQSVSV, from the exons atgaagccaACATGCAGAAAACAGCAGAG AACCATGTGTGCTCAGTACTGCATCTCCTTTGCTGATGTTGAAAAAGCTCATGTCAacattcaagattttattcaccTCACACCAGTGCTAACAAGCTTCATTTTGAATCAAGTAACAGGGCGCAATCTTTTCTTCAAATGTGAACTCTTCCAGAAAACTGGATCTTTTAAG ATTCGTGGTGCCATTAATGCAATCAAAGGCTTGACTCCTGCCACCTCAGAAGATAAGCCCAAAGCTGTGGTTACTCACAGCAGTGGAAATCATGGCCAGGCTCTTGCCTACGCTGCCAAATTAGAAG gcattcctgcttATATTGTGGTGCCCCAAACAGCTCCCAACTGTAAAAAATTGGCAATACAAGCCTATGGAGCCTCCATAGTGTACAGTGAACAGAATGATGAG TCCAGAGAAAATCTTACAAGAAGAATTATGGAAGAAACAGAAGGCATCATGGTACATCCCAACCAAGAGCCTGCAGTGATAGCTGGGCAAGGGACAATTGCTATGGAAGTACTAAACCAG GTACCCTTGGTAGATGCACTGGTGGTACctgtaggaggaggaggaatggtTGCTGGAATAGCAATTACAGTTAAG GCTCTCAGACCTAGTGTGAAGGTATATGCTGCTGAACCCTTGAATGCAGATGACTGCTACCAGTCCAAGCTGAAAGGGGAACTGACTCCCAATCCCTATCCTCCAGAAACCATAGCAGATGGTGTCAAATCCAGCATTGGCTTAAACACGTGGCCTATTATAAGGGACCTTGTTGATGATGTCTTCACAgtcacagaggaagaaattaaG TATGCAACCCAGCTGGTGTGGGAGAGGATGAAACTGCTTATTGAACCTACAGCTGGTGTTGGAGTAGCCGCTGTGCTGTCTCAGCATTTTCAAACAGTTTCCCCAGAAGTAAAGAACATTTGTATTGTGCTCAGTGGTGGAAATGTAGACTTAACCTCCTTAACTTGGGTGAAGGAGGCTGAAAGGCCAACTCCTTATCAATCTGTTTCTGTTTAG
- the SRR gene encoding serine racemase isoform X4 translates to MKPTCRKQQRTMCAQYCISFADVEKAHVNIQDFIHLTPVLTSFILNQVTGRNLFFKCELFQKTGSFKSRENLTRRIMEETEGIMVHPNQEPAVIAGQGTIAMEVLNQVPLVDALVVPVGGGGMVAGIAITVKALRPSVKVYAAEPLNADDCYQSKLKGELTPNPYPPETIADGVKSSIGLNTWPIIRDLVDDVFTVTEEEIKYATQLVWERMKLLIEPTAGVGVAAVLSQHFQTVSPEVKNICIVLSGGNVDLTSLTWVKEAERPTPYQSVSV, encoded by the exons atgaagccaACATGCAGAAAACAGCAGAG AACCATGTGTGCTCAGTACTGCATCTCCTTTGCTGATGTTGAAAAAGCTCATGTCAacattcaagattttattcaccTCACACCAGTGCTAACAAGCTTCATTTTGAATCAAGTAACAGGGCGCAATCTTTTCTTCAAATGTGAACTCTTCCAGAAAACTGGATCTTTTAAG TCCAGAGAAAATCTTACAAGAAGAATTATGGAAGAAACAGAAGGCATCATGGTACATCCCAACCAAGAGCCTGCAGTGATAGCTGGGCAAGGGACAATTGCTATGGAAGTACTAAACCAG GTACCCTTGGTAGATGCACTGGTGGTACctgtaggaggaggaggaatggtTGCTGGAATAGCAATTACAGTTAAG GCTCTCAGACCTAGTGTGAAGGTATATGCTGCTGAACCCTTGAATGCAGATGACTGCTACCAGTCCAAGCTGAAAGGGGAACTGACTCCCAATCCCTATCCTCCAGAAACCATAGCAGATGGTGTCAAATCCAGCATTGGCTTAAACACGTGGCCTATTATAAGGGACCTTGTTGATGATGTCTTCACAgtcacagaggaagaaattaaG TATGCAACCCAGCTGGTGTGGGAGAGGATGAAACTGCTTATTGAACCTACAGCTGGTGTTGGAGTAGCCGCTGTGCTGTCTCAGCATTTTCAAACAGTTTCCCCAGAAGTAAAGAACATTTGTATTGTGCTCAGTGGTGGAAATGTAGACTTAACCTCCTTAACTTGGGTGAAGGAGGCTGAAAGGCCAACTCCTTATCAATCTGTTTCTGTTTAG
- the SRR gene encoding serine racemase isoform X3, translated as MFLPRGTSWSPMKKNEANMQKTAEIRGAINAIKGLTPATSEDKPKAVVTHSSGNHGQALAYAAKLEGIPAYIVVPQTAPNCKKLAIQAYGASIVYSEQNDESRENLTRRIMEETEGIMVHPNQEPAVIAGQGTIAMEVLNQVPLVDALVVPVGGGGMVAGIAITVKALRPSVKVYAAEPLNADDCYQSKLKGELTPNPYPPETIADGVKSSIGLNTWPIIRDLVDDVFTVTEEEIKYATQLVWERMKLLIEPTAGVGVAAVLSQHFQTVSPEVKNICIVLSGGNVDLTSLTWVKEAERPTPYQSVSV; from the exons ATGTTCCTGCCACGTGGAACCAGCTGGTCtccaatgaaaaagaatgaagccaACATGCAGAAAACAGCAGAG ATTCGTGGTGCCATTAATGCAATCAAAGGCTTGACTCCTGCCACCTCAGAAGATAAGCCCAAAGCTGTGGTTACTCACAGCAGTGGAAATCATGGCCAGGCTCTTGCCTACGCTGCCAAATTAGAAG gcattcctgcttATATTGTGGTGCCCCAAACAGCTCCCAACTGTAAAAAATTGGCAATACAAGCCTATGGAGCCTCCATAGTGTACAGTGAACAGAATGATGAG TCCAGAGAAAATCTTACAAGAAGAATTATGGAAGAAACAGAAGGCATCATGGTACATCCCAACCAAGAGCCTGCAGTGATAGCTGGGCAAGGGACAATTGCTATGGAAGTACTAAACCAG GTACCCTTGGTAGATGCACTGGTGGTACctgtaggaggaggaggaatggtTGCTGGAATAGCAATTACAGTTAAG GCTCTCAGACCTAGTGTGAAGGTATATGCTGCTGAACCCTTGAATGCAGATGACTGCTACCAGTCCAAGCTGAAAGGGGAACTGACTCCCAATCCCTATCCTCCAGAAACCATAGCAGATGGTGTCAAATCCAGCATTGGCTTAAACACGTGGCCTATTATAAGGGACCTTGTTGATGATGTCTTCACAgtcacagaggaagaaattaaG TATGCAACCCAGCTGGTGTGGGAGAGGATGAAACTGCTTATTGAACCTACAGCTGGTGTTGGAGTAGCCGCTGTGCTGTCTCAGCATTTTCAAACAGTTTCCCCAGAAGTAAAGAACATTTGTATTGTGCTCAGTGGTGGAAATGTAGACTTAACCTCCTTAACTTGGGTGAAGGAGGCTGAAAGGCCAACTCCTTATCAATCTGTTTCTGTTTAG
- the SRR gene encoding serine racemase isoform X2 → MCAQYCISFADVEKAHVNIQDFIHLTPVLTSFILNQVTGRNLFFKCELFQKTGSFKIRGAINAIKGLTPATSEDKPKAVVTHSSGNHGQALAYAAKLEGIPAYIVVPQTAPNCKKLAIQAYGASIVYSEQNDESRENLTRRIMEETEGIMVHPNQEPAVIAGQGTIAMEVLNQVPLVDALVVPVGGGGMVAGIAITVKALRPSVKVYAAEPLNADDCYQSKLKGELTPNPYPPETIADGVKSSIGLNTWPIIRDLVDDVFTVTEEEIKYATQLVWERMKLLIEPTAGVGVAAVLSQHFQTVSPEVKNICIVLSGGNVDLTSLTWVKEAERPTPYQSVSV, encoded by the exons ATGTGTGCTCAGTACTGCATCTCCTTTGCTGATGTTGAAAAAGCTCATGTCAacattcaagattttattcaccTCACACCAGTGCTAACAAGCTTCATTTTGAATCAAGTAACAGGGCGCAATCTTTTCTTCAAATGTGAACTCTTCCAGAAAACTGGATCTTTTAAG ATTCGTGGTGCCATTAATGCAATCAAAGGCTTGACTCCTGCCACCTCAGAAGATAAGCCCAAAGCTGTGGTTACTCACAGCAGTGGAAATCATGGCCAGGCTCTTGCCTACGCTGCCAAATTAGAAG gcattcctgcttATATTGTGGTGCCCCAAACAGCTCCCAACTGTAAAAAATTGGCAATACAAGCCTATGGAGCCTCCATAGTGTACAGTGAACAGAATGATGAG TCCAGAGAAAATCTTACAAGAAGAATTATGGAAGAAACAGAAGGCATCATGGTACATCCCAACCAAGAGCCTGCAGTGATAGCTGGGCAAGGGACAATTGCTATGGAAGTACTAAACCAG GTACCCTTGGTAGATGCACTGGTGGTACctgtaggaggaggaggaatggtTGCTGGAATAGCAATTACAGTTAAG GCTCTCAGACCTAGTGTGAAGGTATATGCTGCTGAACCCTTGAATGCAGATGACTGCTACCAGTCCAAGCTGAAAGGGGAACTGACTCCCAATCCCTATCCTCCAGAAACCATAGCAGATGGTGTCAAATCCAGCATTGGCTTAAACACGTGGCCTATTATAAGGGACCTTGTTGATGATGTCTTCACAgtcacagaggaagaaattaaG TATGCAACCCAGCTGGTGTGGGAGAGGATGAAACTGCTTATTGAACCTACAGCTGGTGTTGGAGTAGCCGCTGTGCTGTCTCAGCATTTTCAAACAGTTTCCCCAGAAGTAAAGAACATTTGTATTGTGCTCAGTGGTGGAAATGTAGACTTAACCTCCTTAACTTGGGTGAAGGAGGCTGAAAGGCCAACTCCTTATCAATCTGTTTCTGTTTAG
- the SRR gene encoding serine racemase isoform X5, translating to MEETEGIMVHPNQEPAVIAGQGTIAMEVLNQVPLVDALVVPVGGGGMVAGIAITVKALRPSVKVYAAEPLNADDCYQSKLKGELTPNPYPPETIADGVKSSIGLNTWPIIRDLVDDVFTVTEEEIKYATQLVWERMKLLIEPTAGVGVAAVLSQHFQTVSPEVKNICIVLSGGNVDLTSLTWVKEAERPTPYQSVSV from the exons ATGGAAGAAACAGAAGGCATCATGGTACATCCCAACCAAGAGCCTGCAGTGATAGCTGGGCAAGGGACAATTGCTATGGAAGTACTAAACCAG GTACCCTTGGTAGATGCACTGGTGGTACctgtaggaggaggaggaatggtTGCTGGAATAGCAATTACAGTTAAG GCTCTCAGACCTAGTGTGAAGGTATATGCTGCTGAACCCTTGAATGCAGATGACTGCTACCAGTCCAAGCTGAAAGGGGAACTGACTCCCAATCCCTATCCTCCAGAAACCATAGCAGATGGTGTCAAATCCAGCATTGGCTTAAACACGTGGCCTATTATAAGGGACCTTGTTGATGATGTCTTCACAgtcacagaggaagaaattaaG TATGCAACCCAGCTGGTGTGGGAGAGGATGAAACTGCTTATTGAACCTACAGCTGGTGTTGGAGTAGCCGCTGTGCTGTCTCAGCATTTTCAAACAGTTTCCCCAGAAGTAAAGAACATTTGTATTGTGCTCAGTGGTGGAAATGTAGACTTAACCTCCTTAACTTGGGTGAAGGAGGCTGAAAGGCCAACTCCTTATCAATCTGTTTCTGTTTAG